From Trichoderma atroviride chromosome 1, complete sequence, one genomic window encodes:
- a CDS encoding uncharacterized protein (EggNog:ENOG41): MGRMAQFRRSGDGVIFTLPIEPKRRTELPSGLHSVNSIHLIIPLLYPLQQLRVQLNEANAEDAEPIEDLFAEKAAEQKQMTLMSHVNYLAQNLHNLAKQAHALAAKADKEKAAAATAAAAAEAMAAAKGKQPQRPEDSTSLPQPFSKEKGHIQVIARPPEWNVGYEDDDVEDSYSDSDDADDGGAVLGGEGDDVRAPPSADEVEHGTMISFPNVELHSIELLQISLLSLSVKCERCKTLNDITGLKPSVEKATSCKKCATSLSAKFNQQLVHENSARAGFIDLSGCKVADMLPSTFVPTCAKCSTPSQGLVSVRGETTANVCRECHSKFTFKIPEVKFLYVSPGSLPPPAAGMRRKQEKLGLHAGDQLPERGACAHYRKSYRWFRFSCCNRVYRCDKCHDQAEDHINEWANRMICGFCSREQNYAVEACRFCGRSVIGRRGKGFWEGGKGNRDKITMRKKDPRKYKRIGTSAATKKD; the protein is encoded by the coding sequence ATGGGAAGAATGGCCCAGTTTCGTCGATCTGGAGATGGTGTCATCTTTACGCTGCCAATCGAGCCAAAGCGCCGTACTGAGCTCCCCTCTGGACTGCACTCAGTCAACAGCATCCACTTGATCATCCCGCTCTTGTATCCGCTACAGCAGCTGCGCGTTCAGCTTAACGAAGCGaatgctgaagatgcagaaCCAATAGAAGATTTGTTTGCAGAAAAAGCTGCGGAGCAGAAGCAAATGACTCTCATGAGCCATGTGAACTACTTGGCTCAAAACCTTCACAATCTAGCTAAACAGGCGCATGCTCTAGCGGCAAAGGctgacaaggaaaaggcagccgccgctacagcagcagcagcagcagaagccatggccgcgGCGAAAGGAAAGCAGCCACAGAGGCCTGAGGATTCAACTAGCTTGCCACAGCCATTCAGCAAGGAAAAGGGCCACATTCAGGTCATTGCTCGGCCCCCTGAGTGGAATGTCGGCtatgaagatgatgatgtagaGGACAGCTACTCTGACTCGGATGAcgcagatgatggaggagcgGTATTAGGGGGCGAAGGTGATGATGTGAGAGCACCACCATCTGCTGATGAGGTTGAACACGGCACCATGATATCGTTTCCAAATGTCGAACTTCACAGTATTGAGCTTTTACAGATTTCGCTTCTAAGCCTCAGCGTCAAGTGCGAGCGGTGCAAAACGTTGAATGACATCACGGGACTCAAGCCGTCGGTCGAAAAGGCGACTAGCTGCAAGAAATGCGCGACGTCTCTCTCCGCCAAGTTTAaccagcagctcgtccatgAGAATTCAGCAAGAGCCGGCTTCATTGATCTATCTGGATGCAAGGTAGCAGATATGCTGCCCAGTACTTTTGTGCCTACGTGCGCCAAGTGCTCAACCCCTAGCCAAGGCCTCGTGTCCGTCAGGGGCGAGACCACGGCCAACGTCTGCCGCGAGTGCCACAGCAAGTTCACCTTCAAAATCCCCGAAGTCAAGTTCCTCTATGTCTCGCCGGGATCGCTGCCCCCGCCCGCGGCCGGCATGCGGCGCAAGCAAGAGAAACTCGGGCTCCACGCCGGAGACCAGCTCCCGGAGCGGGGCGCCTGTGCCCACTACCGCAAGTCGTATCGGTGGTTCCGTTTCTCATGCTGTAACCGCGTGTACAGGTGTGACAAGTGCCACGATCAGGCCGAGGATCATATCAACGAGTGGGCCAACCGAATGATTTGTGGGTTTTGCAGCCGCGAGCAAAACTACGCCGTTGAAGCGTGTCGTTTCTGCGGTCGTAGTGTGATTGGTAGGAGAGGTAAGGGGTTCTGGGAAGGGGGTAAGGGAAACAGAGACAAGATTAcaatgaggaagaaggatcCGAGGAAGTATAAGAGAATTGGAACATCTGCGGCAACGAAGAAAGATTAG
- a CDS encoding uncharacterized protein (EggNog:ENOG41), whose translation MISLKKQPDGSPLDRKQAVPSASSARVVPKPVPEAQVQDPRGFQIDQLKRRFSPKESTTLEGDTSLVFKLKPSDPDFPFELPYLSCDVRVPEEYPEERPVLLVRNTDIPKGFSINIERGWDRLAEEKKGSTLLALVYALDRNLERFLSEQKVETIKLVSFRDTRHLDQAAGLQASIAAESPFAEKVISPVPTPPPETLYPGTVIYQRANHRGKGQASSRDPPA comes from the coding sequence ATGATTTCACTCAAAAAGCAGCCAGATGGCTCCCCTCTGGACCGCAAACAAGCCGTACCCAGTGCCTCTAGTGCGCGAGTCGTCCCCAAACCTGTGCCCGAAGCTCAGGTCCAGGACCCGCGCGGTTTTCAGATTGATCAGCTCAAGAGGAGATTCTCACCCAAGGAGTCTACAACTTTAGAGGGAGATACATCGCTGGTGTTCAAGCTTAAACCTTCGGACCCAGACTTCCCCTTTGAACTGCCTTACTTGAGCTGTGATGTCCGCGTTCCAGAAGAGTATCCGGAGGAAAGGCCGGTACTACTAGTCAGGAATACAGATATCCCCAAAGGGTTCAGCATCAATATTGAGAGAGGCTGGGATAGGCTAgctgaggagaagaagggctcaACTCTGTTAGCCCTGGTGTATGCTCTAGACAGGAACCTGGAACGATTTCTGTCGGAGCAAAAGGTGGAAACGATTAAGCTCGTGTCGTTCAGGGACACGAGACATCTCGACCAAGCAGCAGGACTTCAAGCTTCCATTGCTGCCGAGTCTCCCTTTGCGGAAAAGGTTATCTCTCCTGTTCCTACACCTCCCCCCGAGACGCTATATCCCGGAACCGTCATATACCAGAGAGCAAATCACCGAGGCAAAGGCCAGGCGAGCTCAAGAGATCCGCCAGCTTGA